In one Colletotrichum destructivum chromosome 2, complete sequence genomic region, the following are encoded:
- a CDS encoding Putative serine/threonine-protein kinase, active, with protein MAPQSEKSQLKRTRGSLPESDLDAKKPRRSERLSPEPNDKTPVSNKHQLPSPVTRGDSDEIYKEPTATPPEGRPSQVNHRDKDDASQAVNNISSPPQDTQAFSQYPQETKDALSDEVQDEVKEGVWGYLFPLDTKYGKVVVMKKRAACPLPDTVGAAKDLTAKDHKGKSALQREEEAYERTKVKGVASGGYLIGRHPECDIVVDDPIVSNRHCLIFSENKGGDNVAIVEDLSSNGTFVNEANVGRNKRRELQEQDEIAVIDKARFIFRYPKTRQSSAFLNQYTLLEKLGKGHFAEVFLCVEKSTGQRYAVKIFTKTAGMDERSKQEGLQQEIAVLMGVSHPNVLCLKDTFNERNAVYLVLELAPEGELFNFIVMKQKLSEDESRKLFKQLFQGIKYLHDRNIVHRDIKPENILMVDKDLHVKLADFGLAKIIGEESFTTTLCGTPSYVAPEILAEGRHRKYTKAVDIWSLGVVLYICLCGFPPFSDELYSNDFPFTLSQQIKNGRFDYPSPYWDSVGDPALDLIDSMLVVDPERRYTVDQCLNHPWMTQNQPGVNDSTDGLVGGIQGLEVHRRGITRERTLLSSLNSVQVATRPPVGDSKQPVHIYAKNTKKMAPKEADPHGERNVSEFVEMGGKGDQPLFGTDGESVYSKEDISGGKDKNGKK; from the exons ATGGCTCCTCAATCCGAAAAGAGCCAATTGAAACGAACTAGA GGTTCTCTGCCAGAATCGGACCTGGATGCGAAGAAACCCCGCCGCTCCGAGAGGTTGTCGCCCGAACCAAACGACAAGACTCCGGTTTCCAACAAGCACCAACTTCCCTCCCCCGTTACGAGGGGTGACTCAGACGAAATCTACAAGGAGCCCACCGCAACGCCCCCGGAAGGACGACCTAGCCAGGTGAACCATCGCGACAAGGACGATGCATCGCAAGCCGTGAATAacatctcgtcgccgccgcaggaTACGCAGGCCTTCTCGCAATACCCTCAGGAGACGAAGGACGCCCTTTCGGATGAGGTCCAGGATGAGGTGAAGGAGGGCGTCTGGGGCTATTTATTCCCACTCGACACGAAATAtggcaaggtcgtcgtcatgaAGAAGAGAGCTGCTTGCCCGTTGCCAGATACCGTCGGAGCGGCGAAAGACTTGACGGCCAAGGACCATAAGGGGAAGTCGGCTCTGCaaagggaggaggaggcttACGAGCGTACAAAGGTGAAGGGGGTTGCCTCGGGCGGGTACTTGATCGGACGTCACCCAGAGTGCG ACATCGTCGTGGACGACCCCATTGTTTCAAATCGGCATTGCCTTATCTTCTCCGAGAACAAGGGTGGCGACAACGTGGCCATCGTAGAGGACCTGTCTAGCAACGGAACTTTCGTAAACGAGGCCAACGTAGGCCGGAACAAGCGAAGAGAGCTTCAGGAACAGGACGAAATCGCCGTCATTGACAAGGCCCGCTTCATCTTCCGATACCCGAAGACCCGGCAATCCAGCGCCTTTCTGAACCAGTATACGCTGCTGGAGAAGCTCGGAAAGGGCCATTTCGCCGAAGTGTTTTTGTGTGTTGAAAAATCCACCGGCCAAAGGTACGCCGTCAAGATCTTCACCAAGACTGCCGGCATGGACGAGAGGTCGAAGCAGGAGGGCCTACAGCAAGAAATCGCAGTTCTCATGGGCGTGAGCCACCCCAATGTCCTCTGCTTAAAGGACACGTTCAATGAGCGGAACGCTGTGTACTTGGTACTCGAGTTGGCGCCCGAAGGCGAGCTGTTTAACTTCATTGTCAtgaagcagaagctgagcGAGGATGAATCGCGCAAGCTGTTCAAGCAACTGTTCCAGGGCATCAAGTATCTG CACGACCGCAATATTGTACACCGTGATATCAAGCCCGAGAACATTTTGATGGTTGACAAGGATCTCCACGTCAAGTTGGCCGATTTCGGCTTGGCGAAGATTATCGGTGAGGAGTCTTTCACCACAACCTTATGCGGTACGCCTAGCTATGTGGCACCCGAGATTTTGGCCGAGGGTAGGCACCGAAAGTACACCAAAGCGGTGGATATCTGGTCTCTTGGTGTGGTGCTATACATCTGCCTGTGTGGCTTCCCACCGTTCTCGGATGAGCTGTACTCAAACGATTTTCCTTTTACGTTGTCGCAACAAATCAAGAACGGACGTTTCGACTATCCTTCCCCGTATTGGGATTCCGTCGGAGACCCCGCTC TTGACTTGATCGACTCCATGCTGGTCGTCGACCCCGAACGTCGTTACACTGTTGATCAGTGCCTCAACCACCCCTGGATGACCCAGAACCAGCCAGGTGTCAATGACAGCACCGATGGCCTGGTCGGCGGCATTCAAGGCTTAGAAGTTCACCGGCGAGGTATTACTAGAGAGCGGACTTTACTGAGTTCGTTGAACTCGGTACAAGTCGCTACCAGGCCACCCGTTGGAGACAGCAAGCAGCCCGTCCACATCTATGCTAAGAACACAAAAAAGATGGCGCCGAAGGAAGCTGATCCCCACGGAGAACGGAACGTGAGCGAATTCGTCGAAATGGGTGGCAAGGGCGACCAGCCACTCTTTGGCACCGACGGCGAAAGTGTGTACTCCAAGGAGGATATCAGTggcggcaaggacaagaacgGCAAGAAGTAG
- a CDS encoding Putative Arf GTPase activating protein encodes MGIVSSKPDDGSTLYLRDQNRLSISSLVISNPRRRSSINIVPNSFPATRVSASRPLGDGSPIEFVQDTEVSSSPGGIPSFILKLTHDDELVFTFTFVIRQGQQFVTNGTTDTVATVDTQISGLTYVYASTQREVENLVTREFHADPNLHKNSNVELVGDFGTGGTPSVSFEWTWKWKPPKNMEDRGGGWRNSCSFVEYDPRNHCLHTLASFSYWVSNPALPLSHPNSPSPPFLLTAPPKIRVPSSQSVDSRISNAELDEPLSPLPGNFSSSTILPVPQTPQEPIKVDVACPKPTDDVLVPDDGPVFRATIKALEQKTGNMRTQMKRVLKMAKQAHEAQVEANKNFSEFIDTLREASSTNANAVQPAIEHYFDKIAREILSYERTNTVNLKRIVIDPLDKFYTVDIKQAESKKRDFEEESKDYYAYVSRYLGQRHDSVKAKKLAESDSKYQTKRRNFELKRFDYSSFMQDLHGGRKEQEVLSHLTRYADAQTKSFLEAAKKIDTLLPQLEALSSEVQEADKEYQYQRREREEKRRLLEKSNQTYNEPDPAPAPGTSAGQVTSSNGNATVSDSDLGRADSTGSQLKIGLSSGSNPSVAMASPELSRSPGSLGNSSVGSPAQASKFKGIRDLEEKDYGQLSSASSSAQRKEGLLWSLSKAGSNHVDPRNLNKQGWHKFWIVLDQGKLSEYSNWKQRLDLHNDPIDLRMASVREARNAERRFCFEVITPQFKRVYQATSEEDMNSWITAINNALQSAVEGRIMRDKSTPSDSGHIKRDIGSILTGKSPSVGHNSHHHTNSNSAPVRRITVGARPSTHRSTSSTYDENPDKLLQLLRDNDQGNCWCADCGSGTKVEWVSINLAIILCIECSGIHRSLGTHISKVRSLTLDINSFTSDIVELLLLVGNRVSNMIWEARLEPGLKPTPQATREQRLRFITAKYVDRAYVEPISATLSRYPTPEDTLLAAIKKNEIQQVIYALALRASPNVTDRSRGTHAVFLALAAADPASPSPTPGQPPETDRAVPFPVAEMLLQNGAEIPSTMPAFPLSRSAQLYIEEKRGRNTGFSNDGVGSLPGNLSPNEKLQRERDARLQKRVSAGGRLAKSPIPER; translated from the exons ATGGGCATCGTTAGCAGCAAGCCCGATGATGGGTCCACGCTCTATCTTAGAGACCAGAATCGAC TATCCATATCCTCCCTCGTCATCTCGAACCCACGAAGGCGTTCGTCCATAAACATCGTTCCCAACTCTTTTCCTGCCACCAGAGTATCGGCTTCGCGCCCACTAGGCGACGGCAGCCCCATAGAATTTGTCCAG GACACTGAAGTCTCTTCGAGCCCCGGTGGCATCCCGAGTTTCATACTAAAGCTCacccacgacgacgagctaGTCTTTACCTTCACCTTTGTCATTCGCCAAGGACAGCAATTCGTCACCAATGGCACCACTGACACCGTCGCCACGGTCGATACTCAAATCAGTGGTTTGACCTACGTCTACGCCTCGACACAGCGCGAGGTAGAGAATCTCGTTACACGCGAGTTCCATGCGGACCCAAACCTACACAAGAACTCCAACGTCGAGTTAGTAGGCGACTTTGGGACGGGAGGCACTCCCTCCGTATCCTTTGAATGGACTTGGAAATGGAAGCCGCCAAAGAACATGGAGGATAGGGGCGGTGGATGGCGGAACTCTTGCAGC TTCGTCGAATACGACCCCCGCAATCACTGTTTGCATACCTTGGCCAGTTTCTCCTACTGGGTCTCGA ACCCGGCTTTGCCTCTTAGCCACCCCAACTCGCCgtctccccccttcctcttgACCGCACCCCCCAAAATTCGAGTGCCCTCTTCTCAATCCGTCGATTCTCGAATCAGCAATGCTGAGTTAGACGAGCCCTTGTCACCCTTACCAGGCAACTTCTCCTCTAGCACCATACTTCCTGTGCCACAAACACCGCAAGAACCGATCAAAGTGGATGTCGCGTGCCCCAAACCAACAGATGATGTCCTTGTGCCAGACGATGGCCCGGTCTTCCGAGCAACGATCAAGGCATTGGAACAAAAAACGGGCAACATGCGAACGCAGATGAAGCGCGTGCTCAAGATGGCTAAGCAAGCTCATGAAGCTCAGGTGGAAGCCAACAAAAACTTCTCCGAATTCATCGATACCCTTCGCGAAGCCTCGTCAACAAACGCCAATGCCGTACAGCCAGCTATCGAACATTACTTTGACAAAATTGCCCGGGAGATCCTCTCGTATGAGCGAACAAACACAGTCAATCTCAAGCGCATCGTGATCGACCCGCTGGACAAGTTTTACACGGTAGATATCAAACAGGCCGAATCGAAGAAACGAGACTTCGAAGAGGAGAGCAAGGATTATTATGCCTACGTCTCGAGGTatctcggccagcgtcaCGACTCAGTAAAGGCTAAGAAGCTGGCCGAAAGCGACTCGAAGTACCAGACGAAGCGCCGCAACTTTGAGCTCAAGCGATTTGACTACTCAAGCTTCATGCAGGATTTGCATGGTGGCAGGAAGGAGCAGGAGGTGCTATCACACCTTACGAGGTACGCCGATGCTCAGACGAAGAGTTTCCTAGAGGCGGCAAAGAAGATCGACACTCTACTACCCCAGCTTGAGGCGCTCTCGAGCGAGGTGCAAGAGGCCGACAAGGAGTATCAATACCAGCGGCGTGAacgggaagagaagaggagactACTCGAGAAGAGCAACCAGACGTACAACGAGCCGGATCCTGCGCCTGCACCAGGTACCAGCGCCGGTCAAGTCACGAGTTCAAACGGCAACGCAACCGTCTCCGACAGCGATTTAGGTCGCGCCGACAGCACAGGATCGCAACTGAAGATTGGGCTGTCGTCGGGCTCAAATCCTTCGGTGGCCATGGCATCTCCTGAGCTGTCCAGGTCGCCAGGCAGTCTTGGTAACTCTTCGGTCGGGAGTCCTGCCCAAGCGTCAAAATTCAAGGGCATCCGTGACTTGGAGGAAAAAGACTACGGACAGCTTTCCAgtgccagcagcagcgcccaGCGTAAAGAGGGCTTGTTGTGGTCTCTGAGCAAGGCCGGCAGCAACCACGTTGACCCGCGCAACCTGAACAAGCAGGGTTGGCACAA ATTCTGGATAGTCCTCGACCAAGGCAAGCTCTCGGAGTATAGTAACTGGAAACAGAGGCTGGATCTACACAACGACCCAATCGACCTGAGAATGGCTTCCGTGAGAGAGGCTCGCAATGCAGAACGGCGGTTCTGCTTTGAAGTCATTACGCCCCAGTTCAAGCGCGTCTACCAAGCTACATCTGAGGAGGACATGAACAGTTGGATCACGGCCATCAACAATGCACTACAGAGTGCAGTTGAGGGTCGCATCATGAGAGATAAATCTACTCCAAGCGACTCAGGCCACATCAAGAGAGACATCGGCTCGATTCTCACCGGCAAGAGCCCTTCTGTCGGACACAACAGCCATCATCACACGAATTCAAACAGCGCACCCGTCCGCCGAATCACTGTCGGTGCTCGGCCCAGCACGCATAGGTCTACCAGTTCGACTTACGACGAAAACCCCGATAAGTTGCTGCAACTGCTTCGGGATAACGACCAAGGCAATTGCTGGTGCGCTGACTGCGGATCGGGCACAAAGGTCGAGTGGGTTTCGATCAACCTAGCCATCATTCTTTGCATCGAATGTAGTGGCATTCATCGCTCTCTTGGCACGCATATCAGCAAAGTGCGCTCTTTGACCTTGGACATCAACTCGTTCACCTCAGATATTGTCGAGCTCTTGCTTCTTGTTGGGAACAGGGTGTCTAACATGATTTGGGAAGCGAGGCTGGAACCCGGATTGAAGCCGACCCCTCAGGCAACGCGAGAGCAGCGGCTGAGGTTTATCACAGCCAAGTATGTCGACAGGGCCTACGTTGAGccgatctcggcgacgctCTCCCGTTACCCTACTCCCGAAGATACCCTGCTGGCGGCCATCAAGAAGAACGAGATCCAGCAGGTGATTTACGCACTAGCTTTGCGAGCCAGCCCCAACGTTACAGATAGATCTCGCGGAACGCACGCAGTCTTTTTGGCTCTTGCGGCTGCCGATCCTGCATCGCCTTCTCCCACTCCAGGGCAACCCCCTGAGACGGACAGAGCCGTGCCGTTCCCGGTGGCAGAGATGCTTCTTCAGAACGGGGCAGAAATACCGTCCACGATGCCGGCTTTCCCACTCAGTCGGAGCGCACAGCTGTACATTGAAGAGAAACGTGGACGGAATACAGGGTTCTCGAACGATGGTGTCGGATCATTACCCGGCAACCTTAGTCCAAACGAAAAGCTCCAGCGGGAGCGGGATGCGCGGCTACAAAAGAGAGTGAGCGCAGGAGGACGTCTGGCTAAGAGCCCGATTCCGGAAAGGTAG
- a CDS encoding Putative C2 domain, MUN domain, mammalian uncoordinated 13, domain 2, C2 domain superfamily produces MSSASRSSWMPGRRLNSNRTSMRPRGASRGNITVVSHDDAYTFALRVAYLNYLLQPRQKRKQYVAAPKPAQRSHTSVTELVGQFVSSGSNSIKLPHGFQKPLEKRLKNVLTGKEPMQGFNDSALKRSFAEAYTAFTDKNFQKSVEKDRKLEPYVLMFYSSATKANQKNAQLTSATDDSWKETADRHMAMFIRLVAQTLRDQGHDRDRPELMSRLHTLENKLLTRDQNLSLDSAGDGGSYIEVVVPLSYDVKDMPLVLTVARIFGRSNSEVQADLEANRQIWTEENAIKDMKNYQQRLASDAPGALRSQDFDLEDAFQEWKRAEAPHLSQIILDILTVKPELAKTSTVGSDKPLPGRPQSTFFGEEQSYSEISKAISSPDGSILNFDSSISFGSLSLDDSSQPLDEAVYTFIPNDARAFYKAILKDCMTYDQLHADPAAEYEPLSQQSKDLLMELSVYWRLPQFSRLIAFIEVAAKKFLDGEILADDLVVALDTAKSSEAERKKAPHLHQYNVGLLEIDQSRWTIHDFAVYKQTLQSLYDALLRDLYNLMLNCYGPKPPNIGSVMTLLEEHIQSDPAFSAKPEQVQEFAAHLTEGLRRAATDAYNAFVHEKLPNHAAEWEFTHVVELGRAVTKLSNKIQKRYKNLPEVMGVKLWQILVEVMFPSYERDAQHIIERTIAVAKEKEMEINMQDGFDLYKELVEMRCTHHAALPDKPFEFQIEELLVDFVWRWVRNAENVMVEVVDGAISQDSFQVRTDDPNKIPTDAERHSTSVIDIFLMFHQTMEQVYQLEWDSDVHHARFMTALARSYAAGIGQYCEELEKRFAKEMDRPTAQEVAANKTTQEKFMQYAQYARDAWNTKDAPEPFQFYPESFVKLNNIEHAMQELDKLEKAMNVDACAEVLRKAEGVGKQQPRRPNKYVFTIKVVEAEDLKACDPGGFSDPYVVLGDEYQKRLYKTRIVYRNLNPRWDESVDITVSSPLNIIATIWDYDTFGDHDFVGRTSLKVDPIHFSDYLPREYWLDLDTQGRLLLRVSMEGERDDIQFYFGKAFRHLKRTERDMVRKITDKLRAQISATISHETLRTLVRSGGIGSQVAGLWKKRASTMPTVTTASDIEGALQPLFHYFDQNFAIMKQTLTDATMLAVMTRLWKEVLQAIESLLVPPLSEKPSSQRPLSQKELDIVYQWLNLLFEFFNAKDDAGVQLGVPQDVLKSPKWHELAALNFFYFEQTDNLIRESERMAAANAQRATQMLLQEKHENRLSAPATFGPTFSGGPGAFASMGTIRRGKSIMMSRNLGTMRKAKEEKRKEAQADPSDDMILRILRMRPEAANYLRERHRQKERQAAAAAAALIVKNSVNQGWNTGGASAYRANNLPRR; encoded by the exons ATGTCGTCCGCGTCTAGAAGCTCGTGGATGCCGGGCCGTCGCCTGAACAGCAACCGGACTAGCATGAGACCACGAGGAGCATCCAGGGGCAACATCACTGTCGTCAGCCACGACGATGCTTATACCTTTGCCCTGCGTGTCGCCTACCTCAACTATCTCCTCCAGCCGAGACAAAAGCGAAAGCAGTATGTTGCCGCGCCGAAGCCCGCCCAGAGATCGCACACCAGCGTCACCGAATTGGTTGGCCAATTTGTATCCTCAGGCTccaacagcatcaagctgccCCATGGCTTCCAGAAGCCACTGGAAAAGAGACTCAAGAATGTCCTGACTGGCAAGGAGCCCATGCAAGGCTTCAACGATTCGGCTCTCAAGCGAAGCTTTGCCGAGGCATACACGGCATTCACAGATAAAAATTTCCAAAAGTCGGTCGAGAAGGATCGCAAGCTGGAGCCTTACGTCCTCATGTTTTACTCGTCTGCCACAAAGGCCAACCAGAAGAACGCCCAGCTGACATCGGCGACGGATGATTCATGGAAGGAAACGGCCGACAGACATATGGCTATGTTCATCAGGCTAGTGGCGCAGACTCTGCGAGATCAGGGGCACGACAGAGACAGGCCTGAGCTGATGAGCCGGCTGCACACGTTGGAGAACAAGCTACTCACTAGGGACCAGAACCTGTCCCTGGATTCTGCTGGGGACGGAGGTAGTTACATTGAGGTCGTCGTTCCTCTGAGCTACGATGTGAAGGATATGCCGCTGGTTCTAACCGTGGCACGCATATTTGGTCGGTCCAACTCCGAGGTGCAGGCTGATCTCGAGGCCAACCGTCAAATCTGGACCGAAGAAAATGCCATCAAGGACATGAAGAACTACCAACAAAGGCTAGCCTCGGACGCCCCAGGCGCTTTGAGGAGCCAGGATTTtgacctcgaggacgccTTTCAAGAGTGGAAGAGGGCCGAGGCCCCACATCTTTCTCAAATCATCCTCGACATATTGACTGTCAAACCGGAGCTGGCCAAAACGTCGACGGTCGGATCGGATAAGCCGCTTCCAGGCCGCCCTCAGTCCACATTCTTTGGGGAAGAGCAGTCGTATTCTGAAATCAGCAAAGCAATCTCGAGTCCAGACGGTTCCATTCTGAACTTTGATAGTTCCATCAGTTTCGGTTCTTTATCTCTCGATGACTCGAGTCAGCCCCTCGACGAAGCTGTTTATACCTTTATTCCCAATGATGCAAGAGCTTTTTACAAGGCTATCCTGAAGGATTGCATGACATATGATCAGCTACATGCGGATCCGGCGGCCGAATATGAGCCGCTCTCGCAACAGTCCAAGGATCTACTCATGGAGCTGAGCGTCTACTGGCGTCTGCCTCAGTTCTCGAGACTTATTGCCTTCATTGAGGTGGCTGCCAAGAAGTTTCTTGACGGTGAGATCTTGGCCGATGATCTCGTAGTGGCTCTGGACACCGCAAAGTCCTCGGAggcggagaggaagaaagcaCCACACCTGCACCAATACAATGTTGGTCTGCTCGAGATCGATCAAAGCCGCTGGACAATTCACGACTTTGCTGTATACAAGCAGACGCTGCAGAGTCTTTACGATGCCCTGCTACGAGATCTTTACAATCTGATGCTCAACTGCTACGGCCCCAAACCGCCAAATATCGGGTCGGTCATGACTCTTTTGGAGGAGCATATCCAATCAGACCCTGCATTTTCCGCCAAGCCCGAGCAGGTTCAGGAGTTCGCTGCACATCTCACTGAGGGTTTGAGACGTGCTGCGACAGACGCCTACAATGCCTTTGTCCACGAAAAACTGCCTAACCATGCCGCAGAATGGGAATTCACccatgtcgtcgagctcggacGAGCCGTCACCAAGCTTTCGAACAAGATCCAGAAGCGCTATAAAAACCTTCCTGAGGTCATGGGAGTCAAGCTCTGGCAGATTCTAGTAGAGGTCATGTTTCCCAGCTACGAACGGGACGCCCAGCACATCATTGAGCGAACGATTGCGGTCGCTAAGGAGAAGGAAATGGAAATCAACATGCAGGACGGCTTTGACCTTTACAAAGAGTTGGTCGAAATGCGGTGTACGCACCATGCCGCGTTGCCCGACAAGCCGTTCGAGTTCCAGatcgaggagctgcttgTCGACTTTGTTTGGCGATGGGTTCGCAACGCTGAGAACGTCATGGTGGAAGTGGTCGATGGCGCCATCAGTCAAGATTCATTCCAAGTTCGTACTGATGACCCCAACAAAATACCTACGGATGCCGAACGACACAGCACCTCCGTCATTGATATATTCTTGATGTTCCACCAGACCATGGAGCAGGTATATCAGCTAGAGTGGGACAGCGACGTTCACCACGCTAGATTCATGACGGCCCTGGCACGTTCCTACGCAGCTGGTATCGGACAGTACTGCGAAGAGCTCGAAAAGCGTTTTGCAAAGGAAATGGACCGGCCCACTGCGCAAGAGGTTGCCGCGAACAAGACGACTCAAGAAAAGTTCATGCAGTACGCTCAATATGCCCGGGACGCTTGGAACACGAAGGATGCCCCCGAGCCCTTCCAGTTCTATCCTGAA TCCTTTGTCAAGCTCAACAATATCGAGCATGCCATGCAGGAACTCGACAAGTTGGAGAAGGCCATGAACGTCGATGCATGTGCTGAGGTTTTGCGAAAAGCCGAAGGCGTCGGGAAGCAGCAACCCAGACGACCTAACAAGTATGTTTTCACGATCAAGGTTGTGGAGGCCGAAGATCTGAAAGCCTGCGATCCTGGTGGTTTCAGCGACCCTTACGTGGTTCTAGGTGATGAATACCAAAAGCGTCTTTACAAGACACGCATTGTGTATAGGAACTTGAACCCCCGCTGGGACGAGTCCGTCGACATAACAGTCTCGAGCCCCCTCAacatcatcgccaccatTTGGGACTACGACACCTTTGGCGATCATGACTTTGTCGGCCGTACATCGCTCAAGGTTGATCCCATTCACTTCAGTGACTATTTGCCCCGAGAATACTGGCTCGACTTGGATACGCAGGGTAGACTTTTGCTGCGCGTGAGCATGGAAGGGGAGCGAGACGACATTCAGTTCTACTTCGGGAAGGCGTTCCGACACCTGAAGagaacagagagagacatggTCCGCAAGATTACGGATAAG CTCCGGGCTCAGATCAGCGCTACGATTTCTCACGAAACTCTGAGAACCTTAGTCAGGAGTGGTGGCATAGGTTCTCAAGTGGCCGGCCTGTGGAAGAAGCGAGCTTCTACGATGCCCACTGTCACGACTGCGAGCGACATCGAAGGGGCACTGCAGCCGCTGTTCCACTACTTTGATCAGAATTTCGCCATCATGAAGCAAACTCTGACAGACGCTACGATGCTGGCAGTAATGACACGTTTGTGGAAGGAGGTCCTCCAGGCTATTGAGAGCCTGTTGGTGCCGCCCCTGTCCGAGAAACCATCTTCGCAAAGGCCCCTGTCTCAAAAGGAGCTCGATATTGTCTACCAATGGTTGAACTTGCTCTTCGAGTTCTTCAACGCCAAGGATGACGCTGGGGTGCAGTTGGGTGTGCCACAAGACGTGCTGAAGTCTCCCAAGTGGCATGAACTGGCAGCTCTGAACTTCTTCTATTTTGAGCAGACGGACAACTTAATCCGGGAATCCGAGCGCATGGCAGCTGCCAACGCCCAGCGCGCGACCCAAATGCTGCTTCAGGAGAAGCACGAAAACCGTCTCTCGGCCCCCGCCACCTTTGGTCCGACCTTTAGCGGCGGGCCGGGTGCTTTTGCCAGCATGGGCACTATCCGACGCGGCAAGAGCATCATGATGAGCCGGAACCTGGGCACGATGaggaaggccaaggaggagaagcgcaaAGAGGCACAGGCGGATCCTAGCGATGATATGATCCTCCGTATCCTCCGCATGAGGCCCGAGGCGGCCAACTACCTCCGGGAGAGACACCGTCAAAAGGAGCGGcaggccgctgccgcagctgcAGCACTTATTGTCAAGAACAGCGTCAATCAGGGATGGAACACGGGGGGCGCGTCTGCGTACCGGGCTAACAACTTGCCCAGGCGGTGA